Within the Telopea speciosissima isolate NSW1024214 ecotype Mountain lineage chromosome 4, Tspe_v1, whole genome shotgun sequence genome, the region GGAGGACGGCCACCACGAGCGGATAAGCGCTCTtcaccttcctaagccccttgGCCAGACCCACAGCGCCTTTTATGTAGTCTCCGTTCCCTGCCAAGAACGTAACATAGGCTCTGCTCCGTGAAATGGCTGGTTTGGTGAAAGCCATGCTGCTGACAGTATTGGAATCCATGAAACTGGTCGGAATTGAAAGAAAACGAAGGTTTTGGACTGAAAACAGATTAGAGGATTGGAAATTTGGAAACTTGAAAGTGAAGAATCTTCTACTTCCTTCAGTTGGTTGTAGTTTTCACAGAAGacttgggtgggggggggggggggggcttgtTATATAGGCTACGAAATGGAAGATATTGCAGGGAAGTTTCCTAAAAATTAAGGTACAATCAATTCCGTTAATCTCGGATTTTCTTCCGACACGTAGGAGACTGTGACGATCTAACAGTGATTTGATTTGATACCTAATAGGAAAGTGAGACCcaacttttttctttctatagTTTAATGAATCAGAAAAAGGCAAAGATTTTGGACCGGTTCAACCATATAAAACCATTGGGTTAGCAGCTTAGATCgataatggtttttttttttttttgggggggggggggggggagggtggggtGTTAAAGCGTAGATCAGTAATGTGAGCAACACTATTTTGGGAGATGTGTAATTAACATTCCTTGCTTAAGCTCCACAATCGGTTTCAGTTTGGCTTAATTGGTTCCCACCTGTTTCTGTCTAAAACTAAATGGACAAGAGTTCCTGTGAGATTAAAGAATAAAGAGCATAAGAGAGCACCAGAGGGGACTCCAGGAGGATTCTCTGATGTTTAAGTCAATTCCCAAGACAACAATAGTATTTGTCAATTAACAACACAAAGAACTGAAAAAGTATTCCATCCCATATCTAGGGGTTTGCCACAATATTTATAAGATAATACTGGGGTTCCTGCTGAGTGGCGATGTTTTGGATTTCATGATGGTAGGTTTTCTTTGTAAAGAAGGAGAATTCCGATAGGAGTCTATCATGGAAGGAGATCATCTTGGAGAATCATGGAGGAGAAGTTTGACTATGGTGGAGCTTCCCGAGCCCTTAGGGAGGAGGATCCTGACGTAGATATGGAATGTAGTGGATTACGCGAATTAAGTAGGATACTTATTGGCAGTTGTCTCCAAATCATGTGTCGACTACCCATAGAGGGGTAATATTTATCCATATCACCCCCAATTCAAGGCTTTGTACAATGACCGCAACATTTAGTTAATCAAACTCATAGAGTAGGCAAGAACATGGTTATATTTAGTTGATCGATCGATCTGCAATCGAAGTCACATTAATCAGGCTATAATCAATCTTTACACAAACTACTTGGGTTGTAAATGGGACATAAAAAGGTTGATCAATCTATAAGTAGGCTAATCAAGCTATTATCAATCTTTAAATAAACTAGTTAGGCTATAAATGGGACATAAACGGATTGATCAATCTATAAATAGGCTAATTGGACTATAAATGGTCATCTTTGTTAGATACTCATTTTTTGAATTATCCCGATCAAGCTCACATTGGGATACAACCAAAGTGCTACGAACATTTAATAATTCATCTAGGCCCAGCATTGGATTGTTTACTAATCGATTGGTCCAGTTTCAGGCTTTAACATGTCAATTCCTATCGAACCCGTATTTGACACCCATAGATGGCGTGTATGATCAACCCGATTTTGGCCTAATCTGGATTGATCCATACTAAATCCAATCTGATCCGGATTGGAATCGACCGGGCTGATCCGGATCTATTATTTTAAACCCAGAGAAGAACCGTCTGGCCCACCTGGATTAAGGTCCGCACACATGTCTCCCCCTAAATCCCAACAGTCATAACTGCTCTAACCATAATAAGACTTTAAAGACAAGTCAAACAACGTCCCTTTGAAGATAAACCGTGGTCGGTGCATGGATAAACCATAAAAACTGAAATACCAGGTGATGTGGGCCCGTCGGACAGTGTATCTATTTGATGGTGAAATTTTTTGTCTTTGAGTCTCTGCACCAAATTGACTGAAAGGTAATCCAaatacattgcattgaagatcGCCAAATGTCAGAATATCCACTTTAGGACGGTGTTATGCCATGTGGCAGAAGATCGTATATTCTCGGAAACCAGGTGGGCCCCCGGTCATCAACGGAACTTTCCATTAACTTATGTTATCATAATGGAAAGTGGGATAAAAGCAAATAAGATAAGATAAAGTTTTAAGTCTTTCCCAGGATCTAATTTTTAAATCTCTGGCGAATtgagagatctcttgccctttttccttttgttttttgtttccttttctaagAGAGAGAGTTTTAATCAATCGAGGTGAAGAGAAACTTTCTTCAATTAGTTAATTCCACGTTATTAATGGACTCTTGATACAATGAATCTTAACATCAATTTCCACAACTGCTAATGAAAGTCCAAAATACCTTGTCTGGATCAATTCAAAGGGTCACGTTTGGGATTGAACAAATTTCTTTTCAAATTCTGTGTTGGAAAACTTGATCTTTCAatgtatattttattttttattttatgaggtCCTTCCAACGCGTGTGTTGGGTTACGTGCCTTGGTGCTCTGACCGTCCGATGTGCGCCAGACACCCTATTGTGCCATAGAAGATTCAGGTCCATTAAAACCCTTGCGATGTCCAAATATTAAACTTGGTCGTCCCTGAGTTTTGGGGCAGTTTTGTTGCACCACCACCAGCCTCGCCAtgtccttctccttccttgctACTTATGCCTCTCTCACCCCATGGCATTCATTAAATTATGCAGTGTAGAATTGGGTTCCAAGTGTTGgaaagaatctttcaaaatatacATATTAATATATATGTAACAAAGGGGGTTAGATTACTTACTAAATGTAGACAAATCGAGATCAATGACAGCAATCTAGCTCAAGCGCACCATATAACACGTCATAATCctaaaaacatgaagaaaataaaagaaatggtgGGACTGAGTCGTGACAAAAGCCACTCTCCTTAAGACTACAGATGCCCCCTATGGTGCAATCGGATCCTTACGAATcagcctccaagataaaacaacgtTCCAGTTAAAACTATCTAGTAATGATGCACTTTAAATACTAGGCTACTAAGGGCATGGAGAGTTGTACTCAATTGGAAATAAACAATGGAGAGACAAAGttgagagaaaaaacaaaagaagttttttcaaaatttattagAGAACTGAGCAAGACtcttctctttatataggaaAAGAAAGGCACCCTAAGGGGTGTCTCCAAAGGATATGCCCATAAAAcatgtcttttcccataagacttgtttgttgaccattcaaacaaATCTTCCAATGGGTACACTCATTGGTCATTTATGTGTCTATTAGGAAGCGAAAAAAACCCTCTAATAAAcctttatcaaaaaataaaaatattttgaatcaaatATGTTAAAATTCCAACACCTAGTACAAAGTGtgaactctctttctctctctctctctccttataccaaattttgaaatttgaggtCATGCAAGTGGGTGACgtaaaatataaataatcataaaaaggATATATGTTAATATATAATGgggttttcttattgacatttgacaccccttaaggtgtcaaacAATTTGTATCTTACATTTTCTAATAAGGGTAATATGTACTCGAAAAATATCATGACAATAAaagcttttgataatgacatcaTAATAAGTTACTttcaattattttgaaaatatttttatatatacatcaaacataaaaaactGTTGAGAATATAACAAGaggcaattaaaagaaataagtTCTAAATAACACCTATAGGGGTATCATTTAAACGGACCATACATACATTTATAATTGTTTCTATCAAATTAGGAATGTTAATGATAGAAATAATAGATATATCTTGCTAAATaatagatatatttttttagaataCCAGATCCTCCATTTGATTAATTACGATAGTTCTCAATAGACAATGGAGTATCATCATCATATGACACTAGTTTATAGGAACTACGAAGGACtagttgaactccttgaagtTCTTGATGGACTTCGGCTTCAAACAGGTAAACCAACTCCTCGCGGCCTTCCTCAAGAGTCTCAGGGAATGCTAGACACATGATGGTACTAGAACTCCCTGGAGAATCATCACGGATTTGAATCTCTCCAAGTGATTAATAGGGTTTGTGGTGTTGTTGTAGGTCTCGATGTTAGGCATCCTGAATCCACTGGGGAGCGGTACCCTCAGGACCTCATTTGAGAGTGTTTGTCTTACTAGAGAAATACAGCGCGTTGGTGCCCTCTTGATTTCGTATCACCAACTCGATGCGTTCGTTGAGCTCTTGGATCTAAAGACCCAGCTCTAGCCTACCCTCCTAATTGGGAGGTTTTTCTCTTCGGTTTTGGACACCTCAACTTTGTTGCTGGGATGGCCATCAATCGTCCGATCTCATACTAGGTTCTCCTATATAGGGCCCCCTCCTTTTATGACTATGAGAAAGTTGAGGTACCTGCAGGTATCATGATGGCAGCTTTGCTCCACTTGGTCATGTGTCGATCACCCATAGGTAAGTCAACTTTATGCATATCAAGAAATAAGGCTTTAGTATGAACAGAAAATAATCTAAATCTTAAACCAGCCAAAGATTTAGGTTTACAATTTACACAGCAAACTCCAAGAAACTTGACTCCATTTATGTTGATTCCTACGACCCTctcttttccaaaatcttgagttTATAGAATCTATTTTTGACCAAATTGTGTTTggtacccccaaaaaaaaataaaaaaatattcatagTACAGATCTCACAACCTTGGAAAGCAAGGGAATCTTCCAAGAACCCAATTTGGATCCGACACTTATCcgaatgttaaaaaaaaaaaaaaaaaaaagcgtaATTTGTATTTAATTTTGGATCCGATAATTATCCGAATGTAAAAAAGCTTCGTAATTTGcattaaggatgtaaacggatcggatttgacTCAGATAATGTTATATTTGcattcgcatccgattagctttcagacggattcggataatgctaaacggatacggatcggatattttatccatttacatgtaaatataacttttcggataactatagcctatccgtatccgcattcgtttagttttcggacagattcggataatgctaaacaaatacggacacgaatacggaaatgaatttcgactattcatttacatccctaatttgCATTAACTTTGCATGTGATTTTTGACTATTTGGATGATAAAGGGTCAAATGAATAAATATAAATCCAAATTATTGAATTTAGATGTTAATTTGACTAATCCTTTACATCTTTAcacttctacccaaaaaaaaaaaacatctttacATATGTTTCCATTGAATAATTTGGCTATTTTGGCCATCCTGATTAATACCCAAAATATCCCTAACCTAAGCAGCCGATGGCGCCTTAATGTAGTTCACAACGCCAACATCCGACAAATCCGCCACGAGCGGCTGCCGGATCTCGCCTTCTGCCGGCTTCTTGTAATCCAGAGCTTCGTCGTTGTAAATATCCCACCACTTCTTCACCAGCATCTTTATGTCATCTCTGTCCATGTTCTCTTCCTTACCCGTGTACCTCCAAGGCTTTGATCCCTGTTCAtgtccatatatatataaaagaaccAATTAATACAACTATAGATGATAATAAACCATCACACAAGCTAATTAGTTAAATAAATAATCTTTGAATTAAGGACTTACCGCAGCACAGTAATGGATGACTTTCATATTCTCCAAATCGACATTCTCCGGGTGACTCCATAACATGGCCAAGACCAGATTATAGACTGGAGGGATGGGCATGTAGATGTCTTTGAAGAACATGTTGAGGTAGTCCTGCTCTGCAAAAGCAGTGGGAGGTGTGACCTGAAGTTTCTTCAAGAGGTCGTCGCAGGTGGAGAGGCTGGGATCGAACACAAACATGCCGGCGTTGAAGTAAAGGGCAGGTGGTGGGCCCATCTCGGCGGGCCACTTGACCTTGTCCGGA harbors:
- the LOC122658837 gene encoding galactinol synthase 2-like isoform X2 is translated as MAYYVINYSKLRIWKFVEYTKMVYLDADIQVYENIDHLFDLQNGYFYAVMDCFCEKTWSHTSQYKIGYCQQCPDKVKWPAEMGPPPALYFNAGMFVFDPSLSTCDDLLKKLQVTPPTAFAEQDYLNMFFKDIYMPIPPVYNLVLAMLWSHPENVDLENMKVIHYCAAGSKPWRYTGKEENMDRDDIKMLVKKWWDIYNDEALDYKKPAEGEIRQPLVADLSDVGVVNYIKAPSAA